The region AGCATCACCACGGGTCCGTATCTTTTCGCCAACGCGGTGCTGGTCGACAAGAACAACGTCCAGAATTACCTGAAGCCCTGAATCCCAGCGTCCTGAATTCCGCAGCCCGCAAGAATATGTCCGTCGTCCTGTCGCTCAAGCAAATCAGCAAGTCCTACGGTGCCGTGCAGGCGCTGCACGGTGTCGATCTGGACGTGCATGCCGGTGAGGTATTGGCCATCTGCGGCGACAACGGCGCGGGCAAATCCACGCTGATCCGCATCGTTTCCGGCGCGCAGCCGCCCAGTGGCGGCAGCATCGCCCTGAAGGGGCAGCCGGTCCGTTTCCGCTCGCCCCATGACGCCCTGCGGCAGGGCATCGCCACGATCTACCAGGATCTGGCGCTGGCGCCGCGGCTGTCCATCGTGGAAAACATCTTCATGGGCGCCGAGCATGTGCGGCGCCTGTTGCCCGGCATCCGGGTGCTGGACAAGCCGCGCATGCGGCGCGAGGCCCTGGGTTATCTGCAACGGTTGTCGGTACCCATCGAGGACATGCGGCGTCCGGTCGAGCGCATGTCGGGCGGGCAACGCCAGGCCGTGGCGATCGCCCGCGCGCTGCATTGGAACGCGGACATCGTCATCATGGACGAGCCCACCGCCGCGCTGGGAGTGAAGGAAACCGCGCTGGTGCTGGGCCTGATCCGGCGCCTGCGCGAAGAGGGGCGTACCGTCATACTCATCAGCCACAATATGTCCGACGTCGCGGCCCTGGCGGATCGGGTGGCGATCATGAAGGCCGGCACCAAGGTCATCGACCGTCCCGTGGCGGGCTTGAACGCCGATGCCCTGGCGCATATGGTGATGACCGGTCAGGACGCGACTTAGGACGCGGCCTGGGGCGCGGCAAGCTAAGTCCGTGCTGAACCTGTCCGTAAGATGCAAGGCAAGTTTCCTTCAACCTTCGAACACCGTTATGTTTTCTTACTCCGACGCGCTACTGCTGGCTTTCGGCATCCTGGTCGTCCTGATCATGCCCGGTCCTACCAATACGCTGCTTGCCGCCGCCGGCCTGCGCCAGGGCGTGCGCCGCGCGGCCCGGCTGACCGCGGCGGAGCTGGCCGGCTACACGGTGGCGATCACGGTGTGGGGCGTATTCCTGGTGCAGGCATCCCACCAGTTTTCCTGGCTGCCCGCCGTCACGCGTGTGGTCTGCGGTGTCTACGTGGCCTGGCTGGCCGTGAATATGTGGCGCAGCGCGGTGGCGCTGCCCTCGGCGGATCGCCGCGAGATCGGCATGAAGACCCTGTTCGTCGCCACCATGCTCAATCCCAAGGCGGCGCTGTTCGCCGGCACCATTTTTCCGGCGGTGGCCTTTGCGTCGCTACCGGCTTACGCGGCGGCGATGGGCATATTCGCTGTTCTGCTGCTACCCGTCGGCCTGCTATGGATCGCCTTCGGCGCCCAGCTGGGCAGCGGACGTATCACGTGGCTCAACCCGGCGCATGTGCAGCGCGGCGCCTCCGTCGTGCTGGGCGCGTTCTCCGCGACTCTGGCGTGGGCGGCGTTCCACTGACATAGCGACGCTGAAGAAACAGGGCCCCGCAGCCAGATGGATGCGGGGCCCTTTTCATGCCGCAAAGTGCAACGTGCAGCGCGCTACGCGCTTCAGACCGTCGCGATAGGGGTCACCGGCGACCCGATCGCATGCGGCAGCCGCAGCGGCGGGGCCGTCAGCATGAAATGATGGCGGCCGTTGGCATGCAGCCATTCGCCCAGCTCTTTCAGGTACCACAGCTCGGCCAGCGGCAAGCCCAGCTTGAACAGGCAGTGATGATGCAGGGGCAGCATGGCGCGCGGGCCTTGCCGTTCGCGGGCGGGGTAGGCTTCCACCGCATAGTTGTCCGCGCACAAGGCCGCGATGCCGCTGTCGCTGATCCACTGCAGCAGCTCGGCGTCCGTGCCGTCCAGCGCGGCCCCGTAATGATGCAGGACGTCGGCATCCGGCTGGCCCGCCATTTCCACCACGGCTTCGGCGAAGCCGGTGCGCAGCACCAGCATGTCGCCGCGCTCGACCTCGATGCCATCCGCGGCCAGCACCTGCAGCAATTCCTTGGCGCCGATCAGGGTGCGGCCAGTGCCGAAGTGGCGCTGCAGATCGACCAGCACTCCGCGGCCCTGCATGCCCTTGATGGCCATGTTCTCGACACCCAGCTTCAACGCGGCCGACGGTCCATCGCCATCGCAGCCGCAACCGGCGTGCGTGGCATCCTTCGGGCCGACCACGTCGACACCGGCGCGATAGCCGTTGTAGTAGCACAGCTCGGCCTTGCCATCGCCGTCGGCGTCGAACAGCGCGCCGACGTGCGCCAGCGAATCCCACTGCGTCGAGTACTGCATGGACAGCAGCACCTGGTCGTC is a window of Bordetella sp. N DNA encoding:
- a CDS encoding ATP-binding cassette domain-containing protein, producing MSVVLSLKQISKSYGAVQALHGVDLDVHAGEVLAICGDNGAGKSTLIRIVSGAQPPSGGSIALKGQPVRFRSPHDALRQGIATIYQDLALAPRLSIVENIFMGAEHVRRLLPGIRVLDKPRMRREALGYLQRLSVPIEDMRRPVERMSGGQRQAVAIARALHWNADIVIMDEPTAALGVKETALVLGLIRRLREEGRTVILISHNMSDVAALADRVAIMKAGTKVIDRPVAGLNADALAHMVMTGQDAT
- a CDS encoding LysE family translocator, which encodes MFSYSDALLLAFGILVVLIMPGPTNTLLAAAGLRQGVRRAARLTAAELAGYTVAITVWGVFLVQASHQFSWLPAVTRVVCGVYVAWLAVNMWRSAVALPSADRREIGMKTLFVATMLNPKAALFAGTIFPAVAFASLPAYAAAMGIFAVLLLPVGLLWIAFGAQLGSGRITWLNPAHVQRGASVVLGAFSATLAWAAFH
- a CDS encoding cyclase family protein, which produces MARWQQRPPGSNWGDFGPDDQLGRVNLIGEEQVLKGAREIRAGKTFCLSLPLDLPGGNVLNPRRHPPQLSPTRMQDTPYVNFPLRNLNPDAVDVLSDDQVLLSMQYSTQWDSLAHVGALFDADGDGKAELCYYNGYRAGVDVVGPKDATHAGCGCDGDGPSAALKLGVENMAIKGMQGRGVLVDLQRHFGTGRTLIGAKELLQVLAADGIEVERGDMLVLRTGFAEAVVEMAGQPDADVLHHYGAALDGTDAELLQWISDSGIAALCADNYAVEAYPARERQGPRAMLPLHHHCLFKLGLPLAELWYLKELGEWLHANGRHHFMLTAPPLRLPHAIGSPVTPIATV